The following coding sequences lie in one Arachis ipaensis cultivar K30076 chromosome B03, Araip1.1, whole genome shotgun sequence genomic window:
- the LOC107630117 gene encoding G-type lectin S-receptor-like serine/threonine-protein kinase At4g27290 codes for MLIIWFFLVSCVRTSTSTDRLGTGQSMRDGETVVSVDGSFELGFFSPKTCTSRYLGVWYRDASRNPTVVWVANRERPLQSTSGVLKFSDKGILQLLNDANTSVVWSSNISSSLQASNNLTAQLLDSGNLVVKYQHDAAEDNFLWQSFDYPSDTLMPGMKLGLNLVTGLNRFLSCWKSSNDPAIGEYSLKIKPKGYPQLVQMKGSVIVTRAGPWNGLSFSGYPYANNIYSIDFVVNDEEIYYQVTMSDRSLFSIYRTITSGTGNVLVWTSQTRNQVKNTPTQLVDQCEMYAFCGSNSICYMDGNAPTCECLKAYVSKFPRQWNMSDWSSGCVRKTWLDCNNTDGFLRYRDMKLPDTSSSTYNKTMNLEECRESCLKNCSCTAYANMDIRNGGSGCLLWFDHLIDMRMFSKGGQDLYIKVPASELAAANGHGNMKNKNVGIIVGSVIFGLIACAGTMSMIIKKKGVARNICKKKHSWKDVDLPIFDFSVIAKATGNFASNKKLGEGGFGPVYKGILQDGREVAVKRLSKRSTQGLEELKNEVVLIAKLQHRNLVKLLGCCIQESEKILIYEFMPNKSLDQFIFDETGRKRLDWLKRFNIISGIARGLFYLHQDSILRIIHRDLKTSNILLDANFNPKISHFGLARTFLDDQVEENTNRIAGTYGYMPPEYALRGQFSMKSDIFSYGVIILELISGKKNREFSNSENYLNLLGHAWKLWINERPLELLDEVLREWCNPTEVIRCIQVGLLCVQQRPEDRPNMLSVVLMLNGEKWLPQPKFPAFYVDCVGTPKEESLSANYVKFSANEVSITMLDAR; via the exons atgttaattatttggtTCTTTCTAGTGTCTTGCGTGAGAACTTCCACTTCAACAGATCGGTTGGGAACGGGTCAATCTATGAGAGATGGTGAGACCGTAGTTTCAGTTGATGGAAGCTTTGAACTAGGTTTTTTCAGTCCTAAAACTTGCACAAGTCGGTATTTGGGTGTGTGGTACAGAGATGCATCAAGAAACCCGACAGTAGTGTGGGTGGCCAATAGAGAAAGACCCCTTCAAAGCACGTCCGGAGTCTTGAAATTCAGTGACAAGGGAATTCTTCAACTTCTCAATGACGCAAACACTAGTGTTGTTTGGTCATCCAATATATCTTCATCCCTCCAAGCTTCAAATAACTTAACTGCACAGCTCTTGGACTCGGGAAATCTTGTTGTGAAGTACCAACAC GATGCTGCGGAGGACAACTTCTTGTGGCAGAGTTTTGACTATCCTTCTGATACGTTGATGCCAGGAATGAAACTTGGATTAAACTTAGTTACTGGTCTGAATAGATTTCTATCGTGTTGGAAAAGCTCAAATGACCCTGCTATAGGAGAGTATTCTTTAAAAATTAAACCCAAAGGGTATCCGCAACTAGTACAAATGAAGGGATCAGTAATAGTTACTAGAGCAGGACCATGGAATGGTCTTTCTTTTTCAGGATATCCATATGCCAACAACATATATAGCATCGATTTTGTAGTGAATGATGAAGAGATTTATTATCAGGTCACAATGAGTGATAGGTCCCTTTTCTCCATATACAGAACAATCACTTCAGGTACGGGTAATGTTTTGGTTTGGACAAGTCAAACAAGAAATCAGGTTAAAAACACTCCAACTCAGCTGGTAGATCAGTGTGAAATGTATGCCTTTTGTGGTTCAAATTCTATATGCTATATGGATGGTAATGCTCCAACATGTGAATGTTTGAAAGCATATGTTTCCAAATTTCCCAGACAATGGAATATGTCTGATTGGTCTAGTGGTTGCGTCAGAAAGACTTGGTTAGATTGTAATAACACAGATGGGTTCCTGAGGTACAGAGATATGAAGTTGCCAGATACATCTTCTTCAACGTATAATAAGACAATGAATCTTGAGGAATGTCGAGAATCCTGCTTGAAAAACTGTTCTTGTACAGCGTATGCAAATATGGATATTCGTAATGGAGGAAGTGGCTGCCTACTTTGGTTTGATCATCTCATTGACATGAGGATGTTCTCTAAAGGAGGACAAGACCTTTACATTAAAGTCCCTGCTTCAGAATTAG CAGCGGCTAACGGCCATGggaatatgaaaaataagaacGTTGGAATCATAGTAGGTTCGGTTATCTTTGGATTAATCGCATGCGCTGGCACAATGTCGATGATAATTAAAAAGAAAG GTGTAGCAAGAAATATATGCAAGAAAAAGCATAGTTGGAAAGATGTCGATCTACCGATATTTGATTTTTCAGTCATAGCTAAAGCTACAGGAAACTTTGCATCTAATAAAAAGCTTGGAGAAGGTGGTTTTGGTCCCGTATATAAG GGCATACTTCAAGATGGTCGAGAAGTAGCTGTAAAAAGGCTTTCAAAAAGGTCTACTCAAGGGCTGGAAGAATTAAAAAATGAGGTGGTGTTGATAGCTAAACTTCAGCATCGGAATCTTGTCAAGCTTCTTGGTTGTTGTATTCAAGAGTCAGAAAAAATACTAATCTATGAGTTCATGCCTAACAAAAGTTTAGACCAATTTATTTTCG ATGAAACTGGACGAAAGCGGCTAGATTGGCTAAAGCGTTTCAACATTATTAGTGGAATTGCTCGAGGACTTTTTTATCTTCATCAAGATTCTATATTGAGGATAATTCATAGAGATCTAAAAACTAGTAATATTTTATTAGATGCAAATTTTAATCCCAAGATATCACATTTTGGTTTAGCTCGAACATTTTTAGATGATCAAGTTGAGGAAAATACAAATAGAATTGCTGGAACATA CGGTTATATGCCTCCTGAATATGCATTACGAGGACAATTCTCCATGAAATCAGATATTTTTAGTTATGGTGTAATAATATTAGAGTTGATAAGTGGAAAGAAGAATAGAGAATTTTCAAACTCTGAAAATTACCTTAATCTTCTTGGACAT GCATGGAAATTGTGGATTAATGAGAGGCCACTGGAATTATTGGATGAAGTATTAAGGGAATGGTGCAACCCTACTGAAGTCATAAGATGCATACAAGTAGGTTTATTATGTGTGCAACAAAGGCCAGAAGATAGGCCTAACATGTTATCGGTGGTTCTAATGCTAAATGGTGAGAAATGGTTGCCCCAACCAAAATTTCCTGCATTTTATGTAGATTGTGTTGGGACACCGAAAGAAGAATCTTTATCGGCAAACTATGTAAAATTCTCAGCTAATGAAGTTTCCATCACAATGTTGGATGCAAGATAA